The Camelus dromedarius isolate mCamDro1 chromosome 25, mCamDro1.pat, whole genome shotgun sequence genome has a segment encoding these proteins:
- the CHD4 gene encoding chromodomain-helicase-DNA-binding protein 4 isoform X11: MASGLGSPSPCSAGSEEEDMDALLNNSLPPPHPENEDDPEEDLSEAETPKLKKKKKPKKPRDPKIPKSKRQKKERMLLCQQLGDSSGEGPEFVEEEEEVALRSDSEGSDYTPGKKKKKKLGPKKEKKSKSKRKEEEEEDDDDDDSKEPKSSAQLLEDWGMEDIDHVFSEEDYRTLTNYKAFSQFVRPLIAAKNPKIAVSKMMMVLGAKWREFSTNNPFKGSSGASVAAAAAAAVAVVESMVTATEVAPPPPPVEVPIRKAKTKEGKGPNARRKPKGSPRVPDAKKPKPKKVAPLKIKLGGFGSKRKRSSSEDDDLDVESDFDDASINSYSVSDGSTSRSSRSRKKLRTTKKKKKGEEEVTAVDGYETDHQDYCEVCQQGGEIILCDTCPRAYHMVCLDPDMEKAPEGKWSCPHCEKEGIQWEAKEDNSEGEEILEEVGGDPEEEDDHHMEFCRVCKDGGELLCCDTCPSSYHIHCLNPPLPEIPNGEWLCPRCTCPALKGKVQKILIWKWGQPPSPTPVPRPPDADPNTPSPKPLEGRPERQFFVKWQGMSYWHCSWVSELQLELHCQVMFRNYQRKNDMDEPPSGDFGGDEEKSRKRKNKDPKFAEMEERFYRYGIKPEWMMVHRILNHSVDKKGHVHYLIKWRDLPYDQASWESEDVEIQDYDLFKQSYWNHRELMRGEEGRPGKKLKKVKLRKLERPPETPTVDPTVKYERQPEYLDATGGTLHPYQMEGLNWLRFSWAQGTDTILADEMGLGKTVQTAVFLYSLYKEGHSKGPFLVSAPLSTIINWEREFEMWAPDMYVVTYVGDKDSRAIIRENEFSFEDNAIRGGKKASRMKKEASVKFHVLLTSYELITIDMAILGSIDWACLIVDEAHRLKNNQSKFFRVLNGYSLQHKLLLTGTPLQNNLEELFHLLNFLTPERFHNLEGFLEEFADIAKEDQIKKLHDMLGPHMLRRLKADVFKNMPSKTELIVRVELSPMQKKYYKYILTRNFEALNARGGGNQVSLLNVVMDLKKCCNHPYLFPVAAMEAPKMPNGMYDGSALIRASGKLLLLQKMLKNLKEGGHRVLIFSQMTKMLDLLEDFLEHEGYKYERIDGGITGNMRQEAIDRFNAPGAQQFCFLLSTRAGGLGINLATADTVIIYDSDWNPHNDIQAFSRAHRIGQNKKVMIYRFVTRASVEERITQVAKKKMMLTHLVVRPGLGSKTGSMSKQELDDILKFGTEELFKDEATDGGGDNKEGEDSSVIHYDDKAIERLLDRNQDETEDTELQGMNEYLSSFKVAQYVVREEEMGEEEEVEREIIKQEESVDPDYWEKLLRHHYEQQQEDLARNLGKGKRIRKQVNYNDGSQEDRDWQDDQSDNQSDYSVASEEGDEDFDERSEAPRRPSRKGLRNDKDKPLPPLLARVGGNIEVLGFNARQRKAFLNAIMRYGMPPQDAFTTQWLVRDLRGKSEKEFKAYVSLFMRHLCEPGADGAETFADGVPREGLSRQHVLTRIGVMSLIRKKVQEFEHVNGRWSMPELAEVEENKKMSQPGSPSPKTPTPSTPGDTQPNTPAPAPPAEDGIKIEENSVKEEESGEGEKEVKSTAPEATVEAPAPASEDEKVLVEPPEGEEKVEKAEVKERTEEPMETDPKGTADVEKVEEKSAVDLTPIVVEDKEEKKEEEEKKEVMLQNGETPKDLNDEKQKKNIKQRFMFNIADGGFTELHSLWQNEERAATVTKKTYEIWHRRHDYWLLAGIINHGYARWQDIQNDPRYAILNEPFKGEMNRGNFLEIKNKFLARRFKLLEQALVIEEQLRRAAYLNMSEDPSHPSMALNTRFAEVECLAESHQHLSKESMAGNKPANAVLHKVLKQLEELLSDMKADVTRLPATIARIPPVAVRLQMSERNILSRLANRAPEPTPQQVAQQQ; this comes from the exons AAAACGAAGACGACCCGGAAGAGGATTTGTCAGAAGCAGAGACTCCAAagctcaagaaaaagaaaaagcctaagAAACCTCGGGACCCTAAAATCCCTAAGAGCAAGCGCCAGAAAAAGGAG CGTATGCTCTTAtgccagcagctgggggacagctctggggaggggccggagtttgtggaggaggaggaagaggtggctcTGCGCTCAGACAGTGAGGGCAGCGACTATACCCCtggcaagaagaagaagaagaagcttggacctaagaaagaaaagaagagcaaatccaagcggaaagaggaggaggaggaggacgacgATGATGATGATTCAAAG GAGCCCAAATCATCTGCTCAGCTCCTGGAAGACTGGGGCATGGAAGACATTGACCACGTGTTCTCAGAGGAGGATTACCGCACCCTTACCAACTACAAGGCCTTCAGCCAGTTTGTCCG ACCCCTCATTGCTGCCAAAAACCCCAAGATCGCTGTTTCCAAGATGATGATGGTTTTAGGTGCGAAGTGGCGGGAGTTCAGCACCAACAACCCCTTCAAAGGCAGTTCCGGGGCTTCCGTggcagcggcagcagcggcagcagtgGCCGTGGTGGAGAGCATGGTGACAGCCACTGAAGTggcaccaccacctcctcctgtgGAGGTTCCTATCCGCAAGGCCAAGACCAAGGAGGGCAAAG GTCCCAATGCTCGGAGGAAGCCCAAGGGCAGCCCACGTGTCCCTGATGCCAAGAAGCCTAAACCCAAGAAAGTAGCTCCCCTGAAAATCAAGCTGGGAGGTTTTGGTTCTAAGCGTAAGAGATCCTCG AGCGAGGATGACGACTTAGATGTGGAGTCTGACTTCGATGACGCCAGTATCAATAGCTATTCTGTTTCTGATGGTTCTACCAGCCGCAGCAGCCGCAGCCGCAAGAAACTCCgaaccactaaaaagaaaaagaaag GCGAGGAGGAGGTGACTGCTGTGGATGGTTATGAGACAGACCACCAGGACTATTGCGAGGTGTGCCAGCAAGGCGGGGAGATCATCCTGTGCGACACCTGCCCCCGAGCTTACCACATGGTCTGCCTGGATCCGGATATGGAGAAGGCTCCTGAGGGCAAGTGGAGCTGTCCGCACTGC GAGAAGGAAGGCATCCAGTGGGAGGCCAAGGAGGACAATTCAGAGGGTGAGGAGATCCTGGAAGAGGTTGGTGGAGACCCTGAAGAGGAGGATGACCACCATATGGAATTCTGTCGGGTCTGCAAGGATGGCGGGGAGCTGCTGTGCTGTGACACCTGCCCTTCTTCCTACCACATCCACTGCCTGAACCCCCCGCTGCCAGAGATCCCCAATGGCGAATGGCTCTGTCCCCGTTGTACG TGTCCAGCTCTTAAGGGTAAAGTTCAGAAGATCCTAATCTGGAAGTGGGGTCAGCCACCATCTCCCACACCAGTGCCTCGGCCCCCAGACGCCGATCCCAATACTCCGTCCCCCAAGCCCTTGGAGGGGCGGCCAGAGCGGCAGTTCTTTGTGAAGTGGCAAGGCATGTCTTACTGGCACTGCTCCTGGGTGTCTGAGCTGCAG TTGGAGCTGCACTGTCAAGTGATGTTCCGAAACTATCAGCGGAAGAATGACATGGACGAGCCGCCCTCTGGGGACTTTGGGGGGGATGAAGAGAAGAGCCGAAAGCGGAAGAACAAGGACCCTAAGTTTGCGGAGATGGAGGAGCGCTTCTACCGCTACGGGATAAAGCCCGAGTGGATGATGGTCCACCGCATCCTCAACCACAG CGTGGACAAGAAGGGCCACGTCCACTACTTGATCAAGTGGCGGGACTTGCCATACGATCAGGCGTCCTGGGAGAGCGAGGATGTGGAGATACAGGACTACGACCTGTTCAAGCAGAGCTACTGGAATCACAG GGAGCTgatgaggggtgaggagggaCGACCAGGCAAGAAGCTCAAGAAGGTGAAGCTGAGGAAGTTGGAGAGGCCCCCTGAGACTCCTACGGTTGAC CCAACAGTGAAATATGAGCGACAGCCAGAGTACCTGGATGCCACAGGTGGAACCCTGCACCCCTATCAGATGGAGGGCTTGAACTGGTTGCGCTTCTCCTGGGCTCAGGGCACTGACACCATCCTGGCTGACGAAATGGGCCTCGGGAAGACGGTCCAGACAGCAGTCTTCCTCTATTCCCTCTACAAGGAG GGTCATTCTAAAGGCCCCTTCCTAGTGAGTGCCCCTCTTTCTACCATCATCAACTGGGAGCGAGAGTTTGAAATGTGGGCCCCAGATATGTACGTGGTGACCTACGTGGGGGACAAAGACAGCCGCGCCATCATCCGAGAGAATGAGTTCTCCTTTGAGGACAATGCCATTCGTGGTGGCAAGAAGGCTTCCCGCATGAAG AAAGAGGCATCTGTGAAGTTCCACGTGCTGCTGACGTCCTATGAGTTGATCACCATTGACATGGCCATCTTGGGCTCTATCGACTGGGCCTGCCTCATCGTGGATGAAGCCCATCGGCTCAAGAATAATCAGTCTAAG TTCTTCCGAGTCTTAAATGGTTACTCACTCCAGCACAAGCTGCTGCTGACTGGGACGCCATTACAGAACAATCTAGAAGAGTTGTTTCACCTGCTCAACTTTCTCACCCCTGAGAGGTTCCA CAATctggaaggcttcttggaggagttTGCTGACATTGCCAAGGAAGACCAGATTAAAAAACTACATGACATGCTGGGACCTCACATGTTGCGGAGGCTCAAAGCTGACGTGTTCAAGAACATGCCATCCAAGACAGAACTGATTGTGCGTGTGGAGCTGAGCCCCATGCAGAA GAAATACTACAAGTACATCCTGACTCGGAATTTTGAGGCACTCAATGCTCGAGGCGGCGGCAACCAGGTCTCTCTGCTGAACGTGGTGATGGATCTTAAGAAGTGCTGCAACCACCCATACCTCTTCCCGGTGGCTGCAATG GAAGCCCCTAAGATGCCTAATGGCATGTATGATGGCAGTGCCCTAATCAGAGCATCTGGGAAATTATTGCTGCTACAGAAGATGCTCAAGAACCTTAAGGAGGGTGGGCACCGTGTCCTCATCTTCTCCCAG ATGACCAAGATGCTGGACCTGCTGGAGGATTTCTTGGAACATGAAGGTTATAAATATGAACGTATTGATGGTGGAATCACTGGGAACATGCGTCAGGAGGCCATTGACCGCTTCAATG CCCCGGGCGCTCAGCAGTTCTGCTTCTTGCTCTCTACCCGAGCTGGGGGCCTCGGAATCAACCTGGCCACTGCTGACACAGTTATTATCTATGACTCTGACTGGAACCCCCATAATGACATCCAG GCCTTTAGCAGAGCTCACCGTATTGGGCAAAATAAGAAGGTGATGATCTATCGGTTTGTGACCCGTGCGTCAGTGGAAGAGCGCATCACGCAGGTGGCAAAGAAGAAGATGATGCTGACGCATCTCGTTGTGCGGCCTGGGCTGGGCTCCAAGACTGGGTCCATGTCCAAGCAGGAGCTCGATGACATCCTCAAGTTTGGCACTGAGGAGCTATTCAAGGATGAAGCCACAGATGGAG GAGGAGACAACAAAGAGGGAGAAGACAGCAGCGTTATCCACTACGATGATAAGGCCATTGAACGACTGCTGGATCGTAACCAGGATGAGACGGAAGATACAGAATTGCAGGGCATGAATGAATATTTGAGCTCATTCAAAGTGGCCCAGTATGTGGTACGAGAAGAAGAAATGGGG gaggaagaggaggtagAACGGGAAATcataaaacaggaagaaagtgTGGATCCTGACTACTGGGAGAAATTGCTGCGGCACCATTATGAGCAGCAGCAAGAAGATCTGGCCCGAAATCTgggcaaaggaaaaagaatccGTAAACAGGTCAACTACAATGATGGCTCCCAGGAGGACCGAG atTGGCAGGACGACCAGTCCGACAACCAGTCCGATTATTCAGTGGCCTCAGAGGAAGGTGATGAAGACTTTGATGAACGTTCAGAAG CTCCCCGCAGGCCTAGCCGCAAGGGCCTGCGGAATGATAAAGATAAACCATTGCCTCCTCTGTTGGCCCGTGTTGGTGGGAATATTGAA GTACTTGGCTTTAATGCTCGCCAGAGGAAAGCCTTTCTTAATGCAATTATGCGATACGGGATGCCACCTCAGGATGCTTTTACCACACAGTGGCTTGTGAGGGATCTGCGTGGCAAGTCAGAGAAAGAGTTCAA GGCTTACGTCTCTCTCTTTATGCGGCATTTATGTGAGCCGGGAGCAGATGGGGCTGAGACCTTTGCTGACGGTGTCCCCCGAGAAGGCTTGTCTCGCCAGCATGTCCTTACTAGGATTGGTGTCATGTCCTTGATTCGCAAGAAG GTTCAGGAGTTTGAACATGTTAACGGGCGCTGGAGCATGCCCGAACTTGCTGAAGTAGAGGAGAACAAGAAGATGTCCCAGCCAGGGTCACCTTCCCCAAAGACGCCTACACCCTCCACTCCTGGGGACACACAGCCCAATACTCCTGCACCTGCCCCACCTGCTG AGGATGGgataaaaatagaggaaaatagCGTCAAAGAAGAAGAGagtggagaaggagaaaaggaggttAAATCTACAGCCCCTGAGGCCACTGTTGAG gccccagcccctgcctcagagGATGAGAAGGTCCTCGTTGAACCTcctgagggagaggagaaagtggAAAAGGCAGAGGTGAAGGAGAGAACAGAGGAACCTATGGAGACAGATCCCAAAG gtaCTGCTGACGTGGAGAAGGTGGAGGAGAAGTCAGCAGTCGACCTGACTCCCATTGTGGTGGAGGACAAAG aagagaagaaagaagaagaagagaaaaaagaggtgATGCTTCAGAATGGAGAGACCCCCAAGGACCTAAATGatgagaagcagaagaaaaacattaaacagCGTTTCATGTTCAACATCGCAGATGGCGGTTTTACTG AATTACACTCCCTTTGGCAGAATGAGGAGCGGGCAGCCACAGTCACCAAGAAGACTTACGAGATCTGGCACCGACGGCATGACTACTGGCTGCTGGCTGGCATCATAAA CCATGGCTATGCCCGGTGGCAGGACATCCAGAATGACCCGCGCTACGCTATCCTCAACGAGCCTTTCAAGGGTGAAATGAACCGTGGCAATTTCTTAGAGATCAAGAATAAGTTTTTAGCCCGAAGGTTCAAG CTCTTAGAACAAGCCCTGGTGATTGAGGAACAGCTGCGCCGGGCAGCTTACCTGAACATGTCAGAGGACCCCTCTCACCCTTCCATGGCCCTAAATACCCGCTTTGCTGAGGTGGAGTGCTTGGCGGAGAGTCATCAGCACCTGTCCAAGGAGTCAATGGCAGGAAACAAGCCAGCCAATGCAGTCCTGCACAAAG TTCTGAAACAGCTAGAAGAACTGCTGAGTGACATGAAAGCCGATGTGACTCGACTCCCAGCTACTATTGCCCGAATTCCCCCAGTTGCTGTGAGGCTACAGATGTCAGAGCGTAACATTCTCAGCCGCCTGGCAAACCGGGCACCTGAACCGACTCCACAGCAG GTAGCCCAGCAGCAGTGA